The following are encoded together in the Candidatus Methylomirabilis oxygeniifera genome:
- a CDS encoding protein of unknown function (Evidence 5 : No homology to any previously reported sequences), whose protein sequence is MKLTRHTYLLTLNDRKRHEHVTEQGAVKQFTVQYETFIEGNWCPVIRYDTAHGFPHMDRIRPDDTVEKIPLLTKDLGEALTFADQDIDENWARYKEAYLKRKRA, encoded by the coding sequence ATGAAGCTCACCCGCCACACCTACCTCCTGACTTTGAATGATAGAAAGCGGCATGAGCACGTTACTGAGCAGGGGGCCGTGAAGCAATTTACGGTGCAGTATGAGACCTTCATTGAGGGGAACTGGTGCCCGGTTATTCGCTACGATACAGCCCATGGCTTTCCGCATATGGACAGGATCCGCCCCGATGATACCGTGGAGAAAATCCCCCTGCTCACCAAAGACCTGGGAGAGGCGTTGACGTTTGCTGATCAGGACATCGACGAGAACTGGGCACGGTACAAAGAGGCGTACCTGAAAAGGAAGAGAGCATGA
- a CDS encoding conserved protein of unknown function (Evidence 4 : Homologs of previously reported genes of unknown function), which yields MKWDIEFHQDFDPEFDALPEDVQDEIRALAGALEAIGPLLGRPRVDTLNGSRYANMKELRVDASDGVWRVAFAFDPRRKAVLLAAGDKSGVSEKRFYRQLLEKADRRFDHHLSRIRKGRA from the coding sequence ATGAAGTGGGACATTGAGTTCCATCAGGACTTCGATCCCGAGTTTGACGCGCTGCCCGAAGACGTGCAGGACGAAATCCGTGCCCTTGCCGGTGCACTCGAAGCAATAGGTCCCCTGCTCGGTAGGCCCCGCGTCGATACGCTCAACGGTTCTCGTTACGCGAATATGAAGGAACTGAGGGTCGATGCGTCTGACGGTGTCTGGCGCGTCGCCTTCGCCTTCGATCCCAGACGCAAGGCCGTTCTTCTGGCTGCTGGGGACAAATCAGGTGTCAGCGAAAAACGATTTTACCGGCAGCTTTTAGAGAAGGCCGACCGGAGATTTGATCATCATCTCTCACGCATCAGGAAGGGAAGGGCTTAG
- a CDS encoding Putative transcriptional regulator (fragment) (Evidence 3 : Function proposed based on presence of conserved amino acid motif, structural feature or limited homology) gives MKEHMTLQELRRARKLTQVRVAKELGITQDSVSRLEKRSDLLLSTLRKTVQAMGGTLSLVAEFPDRPPVALSGIAEDDPTPKPAGRKDAHIHA, from the coding sequence GTGAAGGAGCACATGACCTTACAGGAACTGCGGCGCGCCCGTAAGCTGACGCAGGTCAGAGTGGCTAAAGAACTCGGTATTACCCAGGACAGCGTGTCGCGCCTTGAAAAGCGCAGCGACCTCCTGCTGTCCACGCTACGGAAGACTGTCCAGGCGATGGGCGGGACGCTGTCTCTTGTCGCGGAATTCCCTGACCGCCCGCCGGTCGCCCTGTCCGGCATCGCCGAAGACGATCCGACGCCCAAACCGGCAGGCCGGAAAGACGCGCACATCCATGCTTAG
- a CDS encoding protein of unknown function (Evidence 5 : No homology to any previously reported sequences) produces the protein MPIGSYPFESYLFSGIGFFVGASEPSGSPRPVACVHTLSMLGPYMIQQCFF, from the coding sequence TTGCCTATAGGATCCTATCCCTTTGAATCCTATCTCTTTTCGGGGATAGGATTTTTTGTTGGTGCCAGTGAGCCGTCCGGCTCCCCTCGACCCGTCGCCTGCGTCCACACTCTGTCCATGCTCGGTCCATACATGATTCAGCAGTGCTTCTTTTGA
- the ahcY gene encoding Adenosylhomocysteinase (S-adenosyl-L-homocysteine hydrolase) (AdoHcyase) (Evidence 2a : Function of homologous gene experimentally demonstrated in an other organism; Product type e : enzyme) encodes MQTLTEKNVSSLPDFKVADLSLADFGRKEIEIAEKEMPGLMAVREKYGKLKSLKGVRITGSLHMTIQTAVLIETLVDLGADVRWASCNIFSTQDHAAAAIAVAGVPVFAWKGETLEEYWDCTFRALVHPGKHGEVLGPQLIVDDGGDATLLIHWGVKAEKDASFLDRTPESEEEGCILNLLRKTLKSHPGLWTRISKEWKGVSEETTTGVHRLYQMMDKGELLVPAINVNDSVTKSKFDNLYGCRESLADGIKRATDVMIAGKVVVVAGYGDVGKGCAHSMRSYGARVIVTEIDPINALQAAMEGFEVTVMEDAARVGNIFVTATGNVDVITVDHMMMMKDESIICNIGHFDSEIDVAGLKSLPGVQHVNIKPQVDKYVLPNGKTLYLLAQGRLVNLGCATGHPSFVMSNSFTNQTLAQIDLWNNPRPIGVYTLPKKLDEEVARLHLEKLGIKLTRLSPKQAQYIGISPDGPYKPDHYRY; translated from the coding sequence ATGCAGACGTTAACAGAAAAAAACGTATCCTCTTTGCCTGATTTCAAAGTGGCGGATTTGTCCTTGGCCGATTTTGGTCGCAAAGAGATTGAAATCGCCGAAAAAGAAATGCCCGGCCTGATGGCGGTGCGTGAAAAGTACGGGAAATTGAAATCCCTCAAAGGCGTCCGGATCACCGGTTCGCTGCATATGACCATTCAAACAGCCGTATTGATCGAAACCCTGGTCGACCTGGGTGCGGATGTTCGCTGGGCCTCTTGCAATATCTTTTCAACCCAAGACCATGCGGCGGCAGCCATTGCTGTGGCTGGAGTTCCCGTATTCGCCTGGAAAGGTGAAACCCTGGAAGAATATTGGGACTGTACTTTTAGAGCGCTGGTTCACCCCGGCAAACACGGTGAGGTCCTGGGACCCCAGCTTATTGTGGATGATGGTGGCGATGCTACTCTGCTCATTCATTGGGGAGTCAAAGCCGAAAAAGACGCGTCTTTCCTGGATCGAACGCCGGAAAGCGAAGAGGAAGGCTGTATTCTCAACTTGTTGAGAAAAACCCTGAAGTCCCATCCTGGTCTTTGGACCCGTATAAGCAAAGAGTGGAAAGGCGTGTCGGAGGAAACCACCACCGGCGTCCATCGTTTATATCAGATGATGGACAAAGGGGAGCTGTTGGTGCCGGCCATTAATGTGAACGACAGTGTCACCAAGAGCAAGTTCGATAATCTGTACGGATGCCGTGAATCATTGGCCGACGGTATCAAACGCGCCACCGATGTGATGATCGCAGGTAAAGTGGTGGTCGTAGCCGGCTACGGAGACGTCGGGAAGGGGTGCGCGCATAGCATGCGCAGTTACGGGGCGCGCGTGATCGTGACGGAGATTGATCCCATCAACGCTTTACAAGCGGCGATGGAAGGCTTTGAAGTCACCGTAATGGAAGATGCCGCCAGGGTGGGAAATATTTTTGTCACCGCCACCGGTAACGTGGATGTCATTACCGTCGATCACATGATGATGATGAAAGATGAAAGTATCATTTGCAATATCGGGCATTTCGACAGCGAAATCGATGTGGCCGGATTGAAATCCCTTCCGGGTGTGCAACACGTCAACATCAAGCCCCAGGTTGATAAATATGTACTCCCCAATGGGAAGACCCTCTATCTTCTGGCTCAAGGACGTCTTGTCAATCTGGGTTGTGCCACAGGTCATCCCAGTTTCGTCATGTCGAATTCATTTACCAACCAGACCTTGGCCCAGATCGATCTGTGGAACAATCCGCGACCCATAGGTGTGTATACCTTACCGAAAAAGCTGGATGAGGAAGTCGCTCGACTGCATTTGGAAAAACTGGGAATCAAGCTGACCCGGTTGAGTCCCAAGCAGGCTCAATATATCGGAATCTCTCCGGATGGTCCCTATAAGCCGGATCATTATCGTTATTAA
- a CDS encoding protein of unknown function (Evidence 5 : No homology to any previously reported sequences), translated as MRARGMGANVIVTEIDLQRKMAIRSGATISRLSSLMNVLFWDIYCGRMLSPRERASRYHW; from the coding sequence ATGCGAGCCCGCGGGATGGGCGCGAACGTCATCGTGACCGAGATCGATCTTCAGAGGAAGATGGCGATCCGTTCAGGCGCTACGATTTCGCGCCTCTCATCTCTAATGAATGTGCTATTCTGGGACATCTATTGCGGCCGTATGCTCTCTCCTCGCGAGAGGGCGAGTAGGTACCATTGGTAG
- a CDS encoding protein of unknown function (Evidence 5 : No homology to any previously reported sequences), producing the protein MRILQVVHLFPPEQSAGTERYTQALARGLVARGHECLVLAGSTESASEPGVLVRGQDSLTVARLVGVRQGSGFRVDSYNAAADGLIRTVLDLWRPDLVHLQHWYRLTGNLVAICAQAGIPAVVTLHDQWLACPRFHRVRPDGTFCAEQVVPCIACIDRDPWQTDQEIDREQDVRARLLAEELRLAGCLLVPSEAQRRFLSRIADIPPDRLQVVPLGSPVEWPQGAVEERRPDGEGPLRIGYWGYLAPLKGVHTLLEAARVLAGESDSRFEWHLLGSSTDSMYDEKLRTLAEGLPVTFHGPYLHSDVAALDFDVAVFPSLCYETYSFVLDEAFQLGLPVLVPDRGAPADRIGGRGMTFRAGDPHDLAQRLRFLLQEPHRLEEMRHSLPSGGVVTMDAHARDLEKIYRETSVLKPPSSDEAATYRVLLTHREQQLADREQRLSEQQRHIEELMADREQRLSEQQRHIEELMADREQRLSEQQRHIEELMADLAARNESLHVQHEEAERLQVGLADLERLLAAARTDLDVRVAETEAARAALEARNREAAELHAQTVAQDGLLLELQASLAARTQEADGLRREAEESDRLLLEARQSILGSLDAKLKGVVRRIGGKDR; encoded by the coding sequence ATGCGGATTCTACAAGTCGTCCACCTGTTTCCTCCTGAACAGTCTGCGGGGACAGAGCGCTATACGCAGGCCCTGGCGCGAGGGCTTGTAGCGAGGGGCCACGAGTGTCTCGTGCTTGCCGGATCGACCGAGAGCGCCTCAGAGCCTGGGGTACTGGTCAGAGGTCAAGATAGCCTCACTGTAGCTCGGCTCGTTGGGGTTCGGCAGGGATCCGGATTCCGGGTTGATAGCTACAATGCCGCGGCTGACGGCCTGATCAGGACCGTTCTTGACCTCTGGCGACCGGATCTGGTCCATCTCCAGCATTGGTACCGGCTGACGGGGAATCTGGTGGCGATATGCGCGCAGGCCGGGATCCCGGCCGTCGTCACCCTGCATGACCAGTGGCTTGCCTGCCCGAGGTTTCACCGGGTCCGGCCGGATGGCACATTCTGCGCGGAGCAGGTTGTTCCCTGTATTGCCTGCATCGATCGCGACCCGTGGCAGACCGATCAGGAGATCGACCGGGAACAGGACGTGCGTGCGCGCCTCCTTGCAGAGGAACTCAGACTGGCCGGATGTCTCCTCGTCCCCTCCGAGGCCCAGCGGCGATTCCTGAGCCGGATCGCCGATATCCCGCCGGATCGCCTTCAGGTCGTGCCGTTGGGCTCACCCGTCGAGTGGCCTCAAGGGGCTGTAGAGGAGCGGCGGCCGGATGGGGAGGGTCCCCTCAGAATCGGCTACTGGGGATATCTTGCGCCCCTGAAGGGGGTCCATACGCTCCTGGAAGCTGCTCGCGTGCTGGCTGGGGAATCCGACAGTCGCTTCGAGTGGCATCTCCTCGGGAGTTCCACCGACTCGATGTACGATGAAAAGCTCCGGACGTTGGCGGAAGGGCTTCCGGTCACCTTTCACGGCCCGTACCTCCACAGCGACGTCGCCGCTCTGGATTTCGATGTTGCCGTGTTTCCGTCGCTGTGCTATGAAACATACTCGTTTGTCCTCGATGAGGCCTTCCAGCTTGGACTGCCGGTGCTCGTACCGGATCGTGGGGCGCCGGCCGACCGTATCGGAGGGCGAGGTATGACCTTCCGGGCGGGCGATCCCCACGACCTGGCGCAGCGACTCCGATTCCTTCTTCAGGAGCCGCACCGGCTCGAGGAGATGCGCCATAGCCTGCCCAGTGGAGGGGTTGTGACGATGGATGCGCACGCGCGAGACCTGGAGAAGATCTATCGCGAGACCTCAGTGTTGAAGCCTCCATCCTCCGATGAGGCGGCCACATACCGGGTGCTGCTTACGCATCGGGAGCAGCAACTGGCCGATCGGGAGCAGCGGCTCTCCGAGCAGCAACGACACATCGAGGAGCTCATGGCCGATCGGGAGCAGCGGCTCTCCGAGCAGCAACGACACATCGAGGAGCTCATGGCCGATCGGGAGCAGCGGCTCTCCGAGCAGCAACGACACATCGAGGAGCTCATGGCCGATCTCGCCGCACGGAATGAGAGTCTCCATGTCCAACATGAGGAGGCGGAGCGATTACAGGTCGGACTGGCCGATCTGGAGCGACTCCTCGCCGCCGCGCGCACGGATCTTGACGTGAGAGTCGCCGAGACCGAGGCAGCGCGGGCCGCGCTGGAGGCCAGGAACCGGGAGGCGGCCGAACTGCACGCGCAGACAGTGGCGCAAGACGGGCTCCTCCTCGAACTGCAGGCGAGCTTGGCAGCCCGAACGCAAGAGGCTGACGGTCTGCGGCGTGAGGCGGAAGAGTCCGATCGCCTGCTTCTGGAGGCACGGCAGTCGATACTGGGATCGCTGGATGCCAAGCTTAAGGGTGTGGTGAGGCGGATCGGCGGGAAGGACCGGTAA
- a CDS encoding putative Glycosyl transferase (Evidence 3 : Function proposed based on presence of conserved amino acid motif, structural feature or limited homology) has product MRIGIYNHWLSTLGGGEKVTAAMAEALSHHYQVDLIGPERVPRSQIEDRINVDLGKVDVKVINIMERTPSFTKEYDLFINATHGAILPTMCKRNILYVYFPIRLVGGSLLKRTLKAFLFRRFRYGHPLEGLYPADRAQGTVLWWTGPYANLRVPLPKSSHPLALELTIRGYRTAHASPARIRLRICGEEVSEALPALSPHDFSRIRIPIPRHGTQQECIEAEIFADTFCPATEGSSTDVRELGVMLGWARSTNGFEPLHWLLSKLIPDVDMRLQNQVELLSGQLHLERYQTICAVSRYTQRWIERYWRRESDLLYPPVDGASGETRAKRNVILSVGRFFDGHHNKKHFEMVKAFQEMCDAGLRGWELILVGGTHGEEIHQTYLERLKQACVGYPISILTDIPFVTIKELYATSALYWHATGYDEDESRVPERLEHFGMATVEAMAAGCVPVVIGKAGQIEIIEDGRSGFLWNTLDDLKRHSLTLIRDERLRRRLAEGAVTRSRDFSRDVFVANVLKTVERTLSKPA; this is encoded by the coding sequence ATGAGGATCGGCATTTATAATCACTGGCTGTCCACGCTGGGTGGAGGCGAGAAGGTGACTGCGGCGATGGCTGAAGCGCTCAGTCATCATTATCAGGTAGACCTTATTGGTCCGGAGCGGGTCCCGAGATCGCAGATCGAAGATCGCATCAACGTGGATCTGGGCAAGGTTGATGTCAAGGTCATCAACATCATGGAGCGGACGCCGTCCTTCACCAAAGAGTACGATCTGTTCATCAATGCCACACACGGGGCCATTCTGCCGACCATGTGCAAGCGGAATATCCTCTATGTGTACTTTCCGATCAGACTGGTCGGCGGATCGCTGCTCAAGCGGACACTCAAAGCGTTCCTGTTCCGCCGGTTTCGGTATGGACATCCTCTCGAAGGGCTCTATCCTGCAGACCGGGCTCAGGGAACGGTCTTATGGTGGACAGGACCGTACGCCAATCTCCGGGTGCCGCTGCCGAAGTCCTCTCATCCGCTTGCCCTTGAGCTGACGATTCGCGGCTATCGAACCGCCCACGCCTCACCGGCTCGGATCCGCCTGAGAATCTGCGGTGAGGAGGTCTCAGAGGCGCTGCCTGCGCTCTCGCCTCACGACTTCAGTCGCATCCGCATCCCGATCCCGAGGCACGGGACGCAGCAGGAGTGCATCGAGGCCGAAATCTTTGCGGATACCTTTTGCCCGGCCACCGAGGGATCTTCGACTGATGTGCGGGAGCTTGGTGTCATGCTGGGGTGGGCGCGATCGACAAACGGCTTTGAGCCTCTTCACTGGCTCCTCTCGAAGCTCATTCCGGACGTTGACATGCGACTTCAGAATCAGGTCGAACTTCTCTCCGGCCAACTGCACCTGGAGCGCTACCAAACCATCTGCGCCGTCTCACGGTACACTCAGCGCTGGATCGAGCGGTACTGGAGGCGGGAGAGCGACCTGCTCTATCCGCCCGTCGACGGCGCGTCCGGCGAGACGCGCGCGAAGCGGAACGTCATCTTGAGCGTCGGTCGTTTCTTTGACGGGCATCACAACAAGAAGCACTTTGAGATGGTCAAGGCATTTCAGGAGATGTGCGATGCCGGGCTCAGGGGATGGGAGCTGATCCTGGTCGGCGGGACCCACGGGGAGGAGATCCACCAGACCTACCTTGAGCGGCTGAAGCAGGCCTGCGTGGGATATCCCATCTCGATCCTCACCGATATCCCTTTCGTCACGATCAAGGAGCTGTATGCCACGAGCGCGCTGTACTGGCATGCCACCGGTTATGACGAGGATGAATCGAGGGTCCCTGAGCGGCTTGAGCATTTCGGCATGGCCACGGTCGAGGCGATGGCGGCGGGGTGCGTGCCGGTAGTGATCGGAAAGGCCGGGCAGATCGAGATCATCGAGGACGGCCGAAGCGGTTTTCTCTGGAATACGCTGGATGACCTGAAGCGGCATTCCCTCACACTGATCCGCGATGAACGCCTGAGACGGCGTCTTGCCGAGGGCGCCGTCACGCGAAGTCGCGACTTCAGTCGGGACGTCTTTGTCGCGAACGTGTTGAAAACGGTTGAGCGAACCCTCTCCAAGCCGGCGTGA
- a CDS encoding protein of unknown function (Evidence 5 : No homology to any previously reported sequences), translated as MMTWEGKGWRAYANFLLVRFQRSRKSTRVYGRPYALTLDPSSYCNLRCPFCPTGQRNHLRSSAHLPLDRFKRLMDELGPYLFWVELYNWGEPFLNRDLIPMLEYMARYRIASVISTNLDFPLSEELIEQLVASGLSTLIVSADGVSQEAYERYRVGGHLERVLGNMKMIAAAKQRVGSAVPRIVWRFLVFRHNEHEIEQARSMAEEMGVELELGAPYVAIAQESYRDWISTIPQFNLYPSVTSGVQTEPAPPAQPNPASDACDWLWMSAAVNANESVSPCCGIWEERHDFGRIGAGGFRTLWNGESYRAARTFMRIGVSSGLNLICEQCPFPNLWKHASHFDPLILESFSTRLPGFMRNTVLRWVGAESSSSTQRKKKERAGDHRLQRSRIYPLIPAPSSWMESLMVRCRRGGIAFCPVCGRYGTLTVEHDNLRETVRCSRCGAVNRQRQLAHVACASLSTVLGYKITSLRQLASDDEIVIYNMKAGGPVHVALSGARRYLCGEYIGPEYQIGAIVNGVVHQDPARLPYPDGSIDLVLSSDVFGHIPHPYAAHREVYRVLREGGRHIFTVPFYQTEFSDETRVTVGEDGAPLFVREPLYHHDPIRPGRTALVYTIFALEMLLKLDQIGFRTNLYRLRKPLRGLPGQNGLVFEAVKVAAGDAGFRLP; from the coding sequence ATGATGACCTGGGAGGGTAAGGGGTGGAGGGCGTATGCCAACTTTCTTCTCGTGAGATTTCAGCGCAGCCGGAAGAGCACACGAGTGTATGGCCGCCCCTATGCATTGACCCTGGATCCCTCGAGCTACTGTAATCTTCGCTGCCCCTTCTGTCCCACCGGCCAGCGAAATCACCTGCGTTCCTCCGCGCACCTTCCCCTCGATCGCTTCAAGCGCCTGATGGACGAGCTGGGTCCGTACCTGTTCTGGGTGGAACTGTACAATTGGGGCGAACCCTTTCTCAACCGCGACCTTATTCCGATGCTCGAGTATATGGCGCGCTACCGGATCGCGTCGGTTATCAGCACCAATCTTGATTTTCCGCTCTCTGAGGAGTTGATCGAACAGCTTGTGGCGAGCGGTTTATCGACGCTCATCGTCTCGGCGGACGGGGTCTCGCAGGAGGCATACGAACGGTATCGGGTCGGCGGACACCTCGAGCGGGTCCTGGGCAACATGAAGATGATTGCGGCGGCGAAGCAGCGGGTTGGGTCGGCCGTCCCAAGGATCGTCTGGAGGTTCCTCGTCTTCCGCCACAACGAGCATGAGATCGAACAGGCCAGAAGCATGGCCGAGGAGATGGGGGTCGAGCTTGAGCTGGGCGCCCCGTACGTGGCGATTGCGCAGGAGTCGTACCGCGACTGGATCTCAACCATTCCTCAGTTCAACCTCTACCCCTCGGTGACGTCCGGGGTTCAGACGGAGCCTGCTCCCCCCGCTCAGCCAAACCCGGCCTCCGATGCCTGCGACTGGCTCTGGATGTCGGCGGCGGTCAATGCCAACGAATCGGTGTCCCCCTGTTGCGGCATCTGGGAGGAGCGCCACGATTTCGGCCGGATCGGCGCGGGAGGATTTCGGACGCTGTGGAACGGTGAAAGCTACCGTGCCGCCCGTACGTTTATGCGAATCGGCGTCTCAAGCGGATTGAATTTGATCTGCGAACAGTGCCCTTTCCCGAATCTCTGGAAACACGCCTCTCATTTCGATCCGTTGATCCTGGAGAGTTTTTCGACGCGCCTCCCGGGATTCATGAGGAATACCGTGCTCCGATGGGTGGGGGCGGAGTCATCGTCGTCTACTCAACGGAAGAAGAAGGAAAGAGCGGGGGATCATCGCCTTCAGCGATCCCGGATCTACCCGCTGATACCGGCGCCCTCCTCCTGGATGGAGTCGCTCATGGTCAGGTGCCGACGCGGGGGGATCGCTTTCTGCCCTGTATGCGGCAGGTATGGGACGCTGACCGTCGAACACGACAATCTCCGCGAAACTGTCCGGTGTTCCCGCTGCGGAGCGGTCAACCGGCAACGCCAGCTTGCGCACGTGGCCTGCGCAAGTCTCTCGACGGTTCTGGGGTATAAGATCACGTCGCTGAGGCAGCTTGCCTCCGATGACGAGATTGTGATCTACAATATGAAGGCCGGCGGTCCGGTTCATGTCGCCTTATCCGGGGCCAGACGCTACCTGTGCGGCGAGTATATCGGTCCGGAGTATCAAATCGGCGCCATCGTGAATGGGGTGGTGCATCAGGATCCGGCGCGGCTGCCGTATCCCGACGGCAGCATCGATCTGGTCCTCTCGTCGGACGTGTTCGGACATATCCCGCATCCGTACGCGGCTCATCGCGAGGTCTACCGGGTGTTGCGAGAGGGCGGACGCCATATATTCACCGTCCCGTTCTACCAGACTGAGTTCTCCGATGAGACCCGGGTGACGGTCGGCGAGGACGGGGCCCCTCTCTTCGTCAGAGAGCCGCTCTATCACCATGATCCGATCCGGCCGGGCCGGACAGCCCTGGTCTACACGATCTTCGCGTTGGAGATGCTGCTGAAGCTGGATCAGATCGGGTTCAGGACGAATCTGTATCGGCTGCGAAAGCCGTTGCGTGGCCTCCCGGGTCAGAACGGGCTCGTATTCGAGGCCGTGAAGGTCGCCGCCGGAGACGCGGGGTTTCGACTTCCCTGA
- a CDS encoding putative Glycosyl transferase family 2 precursor (Evidence 3 : Function proposed based on presence of conserved amino acid motif, structural feature or limited homology) has protein sequence MMQTLKPPLVSVVIVNYNGLHFLGPCLTSLERLHYPRERYEVILVDNASSDGSIPYVRTQFPWVTIVRNAANLGFAGGNNAGIRAAKGAYLALLNNDTRVDRDWLAALVEVCEADPLVGACTSKILLMKDRLRLRLETDAFTPSGLGVSADSRELGVIVEQAAVRSGDAARPVDFVEGFYGEELVGERRYRWSSGRAILGLPISPDDRALSLVLSVSNPRPSGAPTAPVSLWVGEERIAQFDAAFEPRTYEVPLAEAILRQARQVIQNAGSLLLPDGSGRDRGALVRNGQQSFEENHGQYDRTEEVFALCGAAVLLRRTMLDDVGLLDDEFFMYYEDTDLAWRARLRGWKIMYAPGAVVRHVHCGSSIEWSPLFTFHVLRNRLAMLLKDAPAGMAAREWRQFLLSLLIQGMKLSAHCARGGGRRVTPLWQDVGVRARVARSLMMSLPGLYRKRRTIRGAARVGDEAIMRWICDPDRTVYPSRSKKIT, from the coding sequence ATGATGCAGACCCTCAAGCCCCCTCTGGTGTCGGTCGTTATCGTAAACTACAACGGCCTGCATTTTCTCGGCCCGTGCCTGACCTCTCTGGAGCGGCTTCATTATCCGCGAGAGCGGTACGAGGTGATCCTGGTCGACAATGCCTCGAGCGACGGATCGATCCCCTATGTGCGAACGCAATTTCCGTGGGTGACGATCGTTCGGAACGCAGCGAACCTCGGCTTTGCAGGAGGCAACAATGCGGGCATCCGGGCGGCCAAAGGCGCGTACCTTGCCCTCCTCAACAACGACACGCGGGTCGATCGGGACTGGCTCGCCGCCCTCGTCGAGGTCTGTGAGGCCGATCCGCTCGTGGGGGCCTGCACATCCAAGATCCTGCTGATGAAGGATCGGCTGCGGCTTCGTCTCGAGACCGATGCCTTCACACCAAGCGGTCTTGGCGTGTCTGCAGACTCGCGTGAGCTGGGCGTCATCGTAGAGCAGGCCGCAGTGCGCAGCGGCGATGCGGCAAGGCCGGTGGACTTCGTCGAGGGGTTCTACGGGGAGGAGCTGGTCGGGGAGCGGCGTTACCGGTGGTCGAGCGGTCGAGCGATCCTCGGTCTTCCCATCTCTCCGGACGACCGGGCGTTGAGCCTCGTACTGTCCGTCTCGAACCCCCGTCCGTCGGGTGCGCCGACCGCCCCGGTGTCCCTGTGGGTCGGTGAGGAGCGGATCGCGCAGTTCGACGCCGCGTTCGAGCCGCGGACCTATGAGGTTCCGCTTGCAGAGGCGATCCTGCGCCAGGCGCGACAGGTCATCCAGAATGCCGGTTCTCTCCTGCTCCCGGATGGTTCAGGTCGTGATCGGGGTGCCCTGGTCAGGAACGGACAGCAGAGCTTTGAAGAGAACCACGGCCAGTACGATCGGACGGAGGAGGTCTTTGCGCTGTGTGGGGCTGCGGTCCTCCTGCGGCGGACGATGCTGGACGACGTCGGGCTGCTTGATGACGAGTTCTTCATGTACTATGAGGACACCGATCTGGCATGGCGAGCCCGGCTCAGGGGGTGGAAGATTATGTATGCCCCGGGTGCGGTGGTGCGCCACGTCCATTGTGGGTCCAGCATCGAATGGTCGCCCCTCTTTACCTTCCACGTGCTCCGCAATCGACTGGCCATGCTGCTGAAAGACGCCCCTGCCGGGATGGCGGCGAGGGAATGGAGACAATTTCTGCTTTCCCTTCTGATACAGGGAATGAAGCTCTCCGCGCATTGCGCTCGGGGCGGCGGTCGCCGGGTGACCCCCCTGTGGCAGGACGTCGGCGTGAGAGCCCGGGTCGCGCGATCGCTTATGATGTCCCTGCCAGGCCTCTACCGGAAACGCAGGACGATTCGTGGGGCGGCGCGGGTCGGGGACGAGGCGATCATGCGATGGATATGCGATCCGGACAGGACCGTATATCCATCGAGAAGTAAAAAAATCACTTGA